The following proteins are co-located in the Paraburkholderia phytofirmans PsJN genome:
- the nagA gene encoding N-acetylglucosamine-6-phosphate deacetylase produces MLTGNILTTDGWIHGTLEYENGRITALTGERADPSTNDAPYILPGFIDLHVHGGGGSDVMEGGSAIETITRTHARYGTTSLLATTMTAPRDELMAVVAELGNNARIRTPGGARVLGVHLEGPYINPGKLGAQPDAAVSAVMDEVLKYLSIAPIRVVTLAPEIAGHMEIISEMAARGVRVQLGHSLGTYDDAVAALKHGACGFTHLFNAMSPLHHRNPGLVGAALAHAEFAEIIPDLLHVHPGAIRAALRAIPRLYVVTDSTSATGMPDGEYRLGSQHVTKCLGGVRLADGTLAGSTLTMDQALRNLVSIGLPIADVSNRLSRYAADYLGIEDRGRIARGAWADVVVFDRELALSATYVEGEAIVEYA; encoded by the coding sequence ATGCTGACCGGAAACATACTCACCACCGATGGGTGGATTCACGGCACGCTCGAATACGAAAACGGCCGCATCACGGCGCTCACCGGCGAACGCGCCGATCCGTCGACCAACGACGCGCCGTACATCCTGCCCGGCTTCATCGATCTGCACGTGCATGGCGGCGGCGGTTCCGATGTGATGGAAGGCGGCAGCGCGATCGAAACCATCACGCGCACGCATGCGCGTTACGGCACGACCAGCCTGCTTGCCACCACCATGACCGCGCCGCGCGACGAGCTGATGGCCGTCGTCGCGGAGCTGGGCAACAACGCGCGCATCCGCACGCCCGGCGGCGCGCGCGTGCTCGGCGTGCATCTGGAAGGGCCGTACATCAACCCCGGCAAGCTCGGCGCGCAACCCGACGCGGCCGTTTCGGCGGTGATGGACGAAGTGCTGAAATATCTGTCCATCGCGCCGATTCGCGTGGTCACGTTGGCGCCGGAAATTGCCGGCCATATGGAGATCATCTCCGAGATGGCGGCGCGCGGCGTGCGCGTGCAGCTGGGCCATTCGCTCGGCACTTACGACGACGCCGTCGCCGCGCTCAAGCATGGCGCCTGCGGCTTCACGCATCTGTTCAACGCCATGTCGCCGCTGCACCATCGCAACCCCGGCCTCGTCGGCGCGGCGCTCGCGCACGCCGAGTTCGCCGAAATCATTCCCGATCTGTTGCACGTCCATCCGGGGGCGATCCGCGCTGCGTTGCGCGCGATTCCGCGTCTCTATGTAGTCACGGACAGCACCTCGGCCACCGGCATGCCCGACGGCGAATATCGCCTCGGCAGCCAGCATGTGACGAAGTGCCTCGGCGGCGTGCGTCTCGCCGACGGCACACTCGCCGGCAGCACCCTGACCATGGATCAGGCGCTGCGCAATCTTGTGTCGATCGGCTTGCCGATCGCCGATGTATCGAACCGTTTGTCGCGCTACGCCGCCGACTACCTGGGCATTGAAGACCGCGGCCGCATCGCGCGCGGTGCATGGGCCGACGTGGTCGTGTTCGATCGTGAACTGGCGTTGAGCGCGACTTACGTCGAAGGAGAAGCAATTGTCGAATATGCTTAA
- a CDS encoding COX15/CtaA family protein, which yields MFVLQLALIGLCIALLPLSYVWVKSDDNKFRKLVWLTTFLTLDLVMFGGFTRLTDSGLGCPDWPGCYGTSSPFIAHAAITAAHQAMPTGPVSMTKAWIEMIHRYFAMAIGVLIVAQTVIAWTARIKRRPLHVSPWWPTSLLLLILVQGAFGAWTVTMKLQPIIVTTHLLLGLALLGTLGWLAARQTPLPAYEPEAARWRAAAIAGLVLLIAQIALGGWVSTNYAVLACTDFPTCNGQWVPPMDFAHGFHLWRALGMTGDGDMITQDALVAIHWTHRTFAVVVVAYLVWFALKLRRFESLRRPANGVLLVVLIQFITGLSNIVLQWPLAIAVAHNGGAAILLLLLVMLNFRIAYSRPGRAVLPAREAAPA from the coding sequence ATGTTCGTACTGCAACTGGCCCTGATCGGCTTGTGTATCGCGTTGTTGCCGCTGTCCTACGTATGGGTCAAGTCCGACGACAACAAATTCCGCAAGCTGGTCTGGCTCACCACCTTCCTCACGCTCGATCTGGTGATGTTCGGCGGCTTCACGCGGCTCACCGATTCCGGGCTCGGCTGTCCGGACTGGCCGGGCTGTTACGGCACCTCGTCGCCGTTCATCGCGCATGCGGCGATCACAGCCGCGCATCAGGCGATGCCCACCGGGCCGGTCAGCATGACGAAGGCCTGGATCGAAATGATCCACCGTTACTTCGCGATGGCGATCGGCGTGCTGATCGTCGCGCAGACGGTGATCGCGTGGACGGCGCGTATCAAGCGGCGTCCACTGCATGTATCGCCGTGGTGGCCGACTTCGTTGTTGTTGCTGATCCTGGTGCAAGGGGCGTTCGGCGCCTGGACTGTGACGATGAAGCTGCAACCGATTATCGTGACCACGCACTTGTTGCTCGGCCTCGCGCTACTGGGCACGCTCGGCTGGCTGGCCGCGCGGCAAACGCCGTTGCCTGCCTACGAGCCCGAGGCCGCGCGCTGGCGCGCGGCGGCGATCGCGGGCCTGGTGCTGCTAATCGCGCAGATCGCGTTGGGCGGCTGGGTCAGCACCAATTACGCGGTGCTCGCGTGCACGGATTTCCCGACCTGCAACGGCCAATGGGTCCCGCCGATGGACTTCGCGCACGGCTTCCATCTGTGGCGCGCGCTCGGCATGACCGGCGACGGCGACATGATCACGCAGGATGCGCTGGTGGCGATTCATTGGACACACCGCACGTTCGCCGTCGTCGTGGTCGCGTATCTGGTGTGGTTCGCGCTGAAATTGCGCCGCTTCGAGTCGTTGCGGCGCCCCGCAAACGGCGTGCTGCTGGTGGTGCTGATCCAGTTCATCACCGGGCTGTCGAACATCGTTCTGCAATGGCCGTTGGCCATTGCGGTCGCGCATAACGGCGGCGCCGCGATCCTGCTGCTTCTGCTCGTTATGTTAAACTTTCGGATCGCTTATAGCCGTCCCGGCCGCGCCGTGCTCCCTGCGCGCGAAGCCGCGCCAGCGTGA
- the cyoE gene encoding heme o synthase, which translates to MDSTTLSQTPGSRVSQYIALTKPRVTQLAVFCAVIGMFLSTPGMVPWTPLIGGTVGIWLLAGAAFAINCLVEQKIDAKMRRTSWRPSARGEITTAQILLFSAVLGGLGMWTLYTFANPLTMWLTLATFVGYAVIYTLLLKPATPQNIVIGGASGAMPPALGWAAVTGHVPGDAWILVLIIFVWTPPHFWALALYRRKDYENAGLPMLPNTHGEKYTRLHILLYTVILFAVTMMPFISGMSGVVYLAAAVLLGAVFLAYAWKIYREYSDDLARKTFRYSIVYLSLLFAALLIDHYARVVIGA; encoded by the coding sequence ATGGACAGCACAACACTCTCCCAAACGCCCGGTAGCCGGGTCTCCCAGTACATCGCCCTGACGAAGCCGCGCGTCACGCAACTCGCCGTGTTCTGCGCTGTCATCGGCATGTTTCTGTCGACGCCTGGCATGGTGCCCTGGACTCCGCTGATCGGCGGTACCGTGGGCATCTGGTTGCTGGCCGGCGCGGCGTTCGCCATCAATTGCCTTGTCGAGCAGAAAATCGACGCCAAGATGCGCCGCACCTCGTGGCGTCCGTCCGCGCGCGGTGAGATCACCACCGCGCAGATTCTGCTGTTCTCGGCCGTGCTTGGCGGCCTCGGCATGTGGACGCTCTACACGTTCGCCAATCCGCTTACCATGTGGCTCACGCTGGCTACGTTCGTGGGCTATGCCGTCATCTATACGCTGTTGCTCAAGCCTGCCACGCCGCAGAACATCGTGATCGGCGGCGCCTCGGGCGCCATGCCGCCGGCGCTCGGCTGGGCCGCGGTCACCGGCCACGTGCCGGGCGACGCCTGGATCCTGGTGCTGATCATCTTCGTGTGGACGCCGCCGCATTTCTGGGCGCTCGCGCTGTATCGCCGCAAAGACTACGAAAACGCCGGCCTGCCGATGCTGCCGAACACGCACGGCGAGAAGTACACGCGCCTGCATATCCTGCTGTACACGGTGATCCTGTTCGCGGTCACCATGATGCCCTTCATCTCCGGCATGAGCGGCGTGGTGTATCTCGCGGCGGCCGTGCTGCTGGGTGCCGTGTTTCTTGCCTATGCGTGGAAGATCTATCGCGAGTACTCGGACGATCTGGCGCGCAAGACCTTCCGTTATTCGATCGTCTATCTCTCGCTGCTGTTCGCCGCGCTGCTGATCGATCACTATGCGCGCGTCGTGATCGGCGCGTAA
- a CDS encoding GntR family transcriptional regulator produces METRWSALMPDARNVTPLYLQLARNLATAIHCGVWSAGEALPSERTLSDAIGVSRITARKAIELLVEQGLIRRARGAGSFITPRVEDPLSRLTGFTKKMQQRGFRPDSVWLERDIRAANRDELVHLGLSPGAAVTSLRRLRRADGIVMAVEHSALPAAIVPDPHAVGDSLYSYLEQRGAAVVRALQHFRAVNASSEIASLMDIEPRSALLVITRIGYSADQRAIELTDTYCRDDYYDFVAELRT; encoded by the coding sequence ATGGAAACTCGCTGGTCCGCACTGATGCCTGACGCCCGGAACGTCACGCCGCTCTATTTGCAGCTCGCGCGCAATCTTGCGACAGCGATCCACTGCGGCGTGTGGTCGGCGGGTGAGGCGCTGCCCTCGGAACGCACGCTCTCGGATGCGATCGGCGTGTCGCGCATCACGGCGCGCAAGGCGATCGAGTTGCTGGTCGAGCAAGGTTTGATCCGGCGCGCGCGCGGCGCGGGCAGCTTCATCACACCGCGCGTCGAAGACCCGTTGTCGCGGCTCACCGGCTTCACGAAGAAGATGCAGCAGCGCGGTTTCCGGCCGGATTCGGTGTGGCTCGAGCGCGATATCCGCGCCGCCAACCGTGACGAACTGGTGCACCTCGGTCTGTCGCCCGGCGCGGCGGTGACGAGTCTGCGGCGCCTGCGGCGCGCCGACGGCATCGTCATGGCGGTCGAGCATTCGGCGCTGCCGGCGGCGATCGTGCCCGACCCGCATGCCGTCGGTGATTCGCTTTACAGCTATCTCGAACAACGCGGCGCCGCAGTGGTGCGCGCGTTGCAGCACTTCCGCGCGGTCAACGCTTCGAGCGAGATTGCTTCGTTGATGGATATCGAACCGCGCTCGGCGCTGCTGGTCATTACCCGTATCGGCTATAGCGCCGATCAGCGCGCAATCGAACTGACCGATACGTATTGCCGCGACGACTACTACGACTTTGTCGCTGAATTGCGCACCTGA
- a CDS encoding MetQ/NlpA family ABC transporter substrate-binding protein has translation MQRRNILKALSAVIATTAIFTSFGAHADDKVIKVGTIGGPDAQIWEVVTKVAKREGLNVKVVEFNDYVQPNAALDAGDLDANSFQHQPYLDSQIKQRGYKIVNAGLTYISPLGIYSKKLKSLKDLPQGAKVAVPNDPSNENRALLLLQTQGVLKLKTGAGTNGNNATALDVADNPKKIKLVELDAAQLPRSLSDVDAAAINTNFALAAGLQPTKDAIALEDVHSPYANLIAVRTQDKDKPWVKKLVAAYQSEDVRQFIKTQFKGSVVPSF, from the coding sequence ATGCAGCGCAGAAATATCCTCAAAGCCCTCTCGGCAGTCATCGCCACGACGGCAATCTTCACCAGCTTCGGCGCGCACGCCGACGACAAAGTCATCAAGGTCGGCACGATCGGCGGCCCGGACGCGCAAATCTGGGAAGTCGTCACCAAAGTGGCGAAGCGCGAAGGCCTGAACGTGAAGGTCGTCGAATTCAACGACTACGTGCAGCCGAACGCTGCGCTCGACGCAGGCGACCTCGACGCGAACAGCTTCCAGCACCAGCCGTACCTCGATAGCCAGATCAAGCAACGCGGTTACAAGATCGTCAACGCCGGCCTCACGTACATCTCGCCGCTCGGCATCTATTCGAAGAAGCTGAAGTCGCTGAAGGATCTGCCGCAAGGCGCGAAGGTCGCGGTGCCGAACGATCCGTCGAACGAAAACCGCGCATTGCTGTTGCTGCAAACGCAAGGCGTGCTCAAGCTGAAGACCGGCGCGGGCACCAACGGCAATAACGCGACGGCTCTCGACGTCGCCGACAACCCGAAGAAGATCAAGCTGGTCGAACTCGACGCCGCGCAACTGCCGCGCTCGCTGTCGGACGTCGATGCCGCCGCGATCAACACGAACTTCGCGTTGGCCGCCGGCTTGCAGCCGACCAAAGATGCGATCGCGCTCGAAGACGTGCATAGCCCGTACGCGAACCTGATCGCCGTGCGCACGCAAGATAAGGACAAGCCGTGGGTCAAGAAGCTGGTTGCTGCTTACCAGTCGGAAGACGTGCGTCAGTTCATCAAGACGCAGTTCAAGGGTTCGGTGGTGCCGTCGTTCTAA
- a CDS encoding bifunctional helix-turn-helix transcriptional regulator/GNAT family N-acetyltransferase — MTDSEALRRAQAVRHFNRFYTRHIGALHEHLAKSAFSLTEVRVLHELSRERAQTASVLGRSLGLDSGYLSRLLTSFERRDLITRRPSETDARQSLIALTDSGHAAYAPLDNAAIEEVSILLSGLTALSQDQLIAAMKLIERLLGDKPKHELVVLRQPRPGECGWLVHRQAQWFAAQYDWDPSFEGLLARVVADYTQRNDPVREMCWVADQQGMVVGSVCIVGVSTTVAGVRLLWVEPDVQRLGIGTQLLSECMRFAKRAGYTKLTLTTAASLEQPRRLCQRAGFRLAGTAAERRFGKDLTIERWELGL, encoded by the coding sequence TTGACAGATTCCGAGGCGCTGCGGCGTGCTCAGGCCGTCCGCCATTTCAACCGCTTCTATACCCGACACATCGGCGCACTGCATGAGCATCTGGCAAAGAGCGCGTTCTCACTGACAGAGGTGCGCGTACTGCACGAGCTCTCTCGCGAACGCGCGCAAACGGCCTCGGTGCTCGGGCGTTCCCTCGGTCTCGACAGCGGTTATCTCAGCCGTCTGCTGACGAGCTTCGAACGACGCGACCTGATCACGCGCCGCCCGTCCGAGACGGACGCGCGCCAGTCGCTGATTGCGCTCACTGACAGCGGCCACGCCGCGTACGCTCCGCTCGATAACGCGGCGATCGAAGAAGTGTCGATCCTGCTTTCCGGCCTCACCGCCCTCTCCCAGGATCAGCTGATCGCCGCGATGAAACTCATCGAGCGGCTGCTGGGCGACAAACCCAAACACGAACTCGTGGTGCTCCGTCAGCCGCGCCCGGGCGAATGTGGCTGGCTCGTGCATCGGCAGGCGCAATGGTTCGCCGCGCAATACGACTGGGATCCGTCGTTCGAAGGATTGCTCGCGCGGGTCGTCGCCGATTACACGCAACGCAACGATCCGGTGCGGGAGATGTGCTGGGTCGCAGATCAGCAAGGGATGGTGGTCGGCTCGGTGTGCATCGTCGGCGTGTCGACGACGGTGGCGGGTGTGCGGCTCCTGTGGGTCGAGCCGGATGTGCAGCGGCTGGGCATCGGCACGCAGTTGCTGAGCGAATGCATGCGTTTCGCGAAGCGCGCGGGCTATACGAAGCTCACGCTAACAACGGCCGCGTCGCTCGAACAACCGCGGCGCCTGTGCCAGCGCGCCGGGTTCAGACTTGCCGGCACGGCGGCTGAGCGCCGTTTCGGCAAGGACCTGACGATCGAGCGGTGGGAATTAGGCTTGTAG
- a CDS encoding methyl-accepting chemotaxis protein, whose protein sequence is MSLNRKLWLSLALVWLGLLGVGLWSAVETRSTMLAERKAGMVNLVDAAQGVVNGYYALAQSGKLSEADAQREALARLATMRYGESGYLFVMDSKPVVLMHPTLPQMTGKPVGDFKDPDGKLLYVAIVDAAKATGRGFAEYRGRLPHSETAVPKISYVVRFAPWDWNITSGVFIKDIDTVYYETLLGHLAVVLVIGAIISLAMLLIIRNVRASLGGEPDQAARLAASIAQGDLTQAVDVRPQDKTSMMAAMHDMQNRLQQTIGEIRRSAESIASATQQIAAGNGDLSQRTEQQAASLQETAASMEELTATVKQNADNARQASGLAHNASEIATRGNDVVSRVIGTMGEINDSSRQIADIIGVIEGIAFQTNILALNAAVEAARAGEQGRGFAVVAGEVRSLAQRSGTAAKEIKQLISASVERVHNGSTLVQQAGTTMGEILQAVQRVTDIMGEIAAASEEQSTGIAQVGRAVTQMDEVTQQNAALVEQAAAAAASLQDQAGRLRETVSAFRVNGAESGASGSAVVAARRVAATVAAAEAPQAVATATAAAVREIGVASHSASAPPRAEPKLPAPARTSATSAPASPRVSASSAHVASAKPAATKAPRASAEAVRATPPDDDWTTF, encoded by the coding sequence ATGAGTTTGAATCGCAAACTATGGCTGTCGCTCGCGCTCGTCTGGCTGGGGCTGCTGGGCGTCGGGCTGTGGAGCGCGGTCGAAACGCGCAGCACAATGCTGGCCGAGCGCAAGGCGGGCATGGTGAATCTGGTCGATGCCGCGCAAGGTGTCGTGAACGGCTATTACGCGCTCGCACAGAGCGGCAAGCTGAGCGAGGCCGACGCACAGCGCGAAGCGCTCGCCCGTCTCGCGACCATGCGCTACGGCGAGTCCGGCTACCTGTTCGTGATGGATTCGAAGCCCGTCGTGCTGATGCATCCCACGCTGCCGCAAATGACCGGCAAGCCGGTCGGCGACTTCAAGGACCCGGACGGCAAGCTTCTCTACGTGGCAATCGTCGACGCCGCCAAGGCAACCGGCCGCGGTTTCGCGGAGTATCGCGGACGCCTGCCGCACAGCGAAACGGCCGTGCCGAAAATCAGCTATGTGGTGCGTTTCGCACCGTGGGACTGGAACATCACGAGCGGCGTGTTCATCAAGGACATCGACACGGTGTACTACGAGACGCTGCTCGGTCACCTGGCGGTGGTGCTGGTGATCGGCGCGATCATCTCGCTGGCGATGCTGCTGATCATTCGCAACGTGCGCGCGAGTCTCGGCGGCGAGCCCGACCAGGCGGCGCGACTCGCGGCGAGTATCGCGCAGGGCGACCTGACGCAAGCGGTCGACGTTCGTCCGCAGGACAAGACAAGCATGATGGCGGCCATGCATGACATGCAGAACCGCTTGCAGCAGACCATCGGCGAGATTCGTCGCTCGGCGGAATCCATCGCGTCGGCGACGCAGCAGATCGCTGCCGGCAATGGCGATCTTTCGCAGCGCACCGAGCAGCAGGCGGCTTCGCTGCAGGAAACCGCCGCGAGCATGGAAGAGCTCACCGCGACGGTCAAGCAGAACGCCGACAACGCGCGGCAAGCGAGCGGCCTCGCGCATAACGCGTCCGAAATCGCGACGCGCGGCAACGACGTGGTGAGCCGCGTGATCGGCACGATGGGCGAGATCAACGATAGCTCGCGGCAGATCGCGGACATCATCGGCGTGATCGAAGGGATTGCGTTTCAGACCAACATTCTTGCGTTGAATGCAGCCGTGGAAGCGGCGCGCGCCGGTGAGCAGGGCCGCGGTTTCGCAGTCGTCGCGGGCGAGGTGCGCAGCCTCGCGCAGCGCTCGGGAACGGCGGCCAAGGAGATCAAACAGTTGATCAGCGCGTCGGTCGAACGCGTGCACAACGGCTCGACACTGGTGCAGCAGGCCGGCACGACGATGGGCGAGATTCTGCAAGCCGTGCAGCGTGTCACCGACATCATGGGCGAGATCGCGGCGGCATCCGAAGAGCAGAGCACCGGCATTGCCCAGGTCGGCCGCGCCGTCACGCAAATGGATGAAGTGACGCAGCAGAACGCGGCGCTGGTCGAGCAGGCGGCGGCCGCGGCGGCTTCGTTGCAGGATCAGGCGGGGCGTTTGCGCGAGACGGTTAGCGCGTTTCGCGTGAATGGCGCTGAAAGTGGCGCGTCTGGTTCGGCGGTGGTCGCGGCGCGGAGAGTGGCTGCGACGGTAGCGGCGGCCGAGGCGCCGCAAGCAGTTGCAACGGCTACGGCAGCGGCAGTGCGCGAAATCGGCGTGGCATCGCACTCTGCATCGGCACCGCCGCGCGCGGAGCCGAAGCTGCCTGCACCCGCCAGAACGTCCGCCACGTCGGCCCCGGCCTCGCCCCGAGTTTCGGCTTCGTCCGCGCATGTTGCGAGCGCCAAGCCTGCCGCCACAAAAGCGCCGCGCGCATCAGCCGAGGCAGTGAGAGCCACCCCGCCGGACGACGACTGGACCACCTTCTGA
- a CDS encoding YciI family protein: MYVIDLIYTAPLDRVDDALEAHRAFLTQQFEAGVFVAAGPKVPRDGGIILAVHIERDKLDEILASDPFAQQKLARYEVTEFKATRLAPGLNLPIPA; this comes from the coding sequence ATGTACGTCATCGACCTTATCTACACCGCACCGCTCGACCGCGTCGACGACGCGCTGGAAGCGCACCGCGCGTTTCTGACGCAACAGTTCGAGGCGGGCGTGTTTGTCGCGGCCGGACCGAAAGTGCCGCGCGACGGCGGCATCATTCTGGCGGTGCACATCGAGCGCGATAAGCTGGATGAGATTCTTGCCAGCGACCCGTTCGCGCAGCAGAAGCTCGCGCGTTACGAGGTGACGGAATTCAAGGCGACGCGGCTCGCGCCGGGATTGAATTTGCCGATTCCGGCTTGA
- a CDS encoding SCO family protein has translation MLNNRFARTARAAVIACALGGALLIAGCGKQPPAFQNLDITGNTQFGSDFSLPDTAGHVRTLADYKGKVVVLFFGYTHCPDVCPTTMAELSQALQQLGPEDAKRVQVLFVTVDPDRDTPALLAQYVPAFNPTFVGLRPADQAQLTKITKDFRVYYAKVPGKTPDSYTMDHTAASYVFDTDGKLRLFARDGQGATPWVHDIKLLLD, from the coding sequence ATGCTCAATAACCGCTTCGCGCGCACGGCGCGTGCTGCTGTGATCGCTTGCGCGCTCGGTGGCGCGTTGCTGATTGCAGGCTGCGGCAAGCAGCCGCCTGCGTTCCAGAATCTCGACATCACCGGCAATACCCAGTTCGGCAGCGACTTCTCGCTGCCCGATACGGCAGGCCATGTCCGCACTCTGGCGGACTACAAAGGCAAGGTAGTGGTGCTGTTCTTCGGCTACACGCATTGCCCTGACGTTTGCCCGACCACGATGGCCGAGCTCTCGCAAGCGTTGCAGCAACTCGGCCCGGAAGATGCGAAGCGCGTGCAGGTGCTGTTCGTTACCGTCGATCCGGACCGCGACACCCCGGCTCTGCTTGCGCAATACGTGCCGGCGTTCAACCCGACGTTCGTCGGTCTGCGTCCGGCCGATCAGGCGCAACTCACCAAGATCACGAAGGACTTCCGCGTCTACTACGCGAAGGTGCCGGGCAAGACGCCTGACAGCTACACGATGGACCACACGGCAGCGAGCTATGTGTTCGATACGGACGGCAAGCTGCGTCTGTTCGCGCGTGACGGCCAAGGCGCAACGCCGTGGGTGCACGACATCAAGCTGCTGCTCGACTGA
- a CDS encoding SIS domain-containing protein: MLKEALASAETVAAQLTDTSRVEALAAKLAQQPRHVALTVARGSSDHAASYFASLTMSRLGVPVASLPMSVATLQQAPLQVRDQLALAFSQSGKSPDLVGTMEALRKAGALTVAAVNVSGSPLADACEFELPLVAGPELSVAATKSYIAMLSISAQLVAHWQKDAELLAALKTLPEALCTAGKLDWSVAVEELRGIERMIVIGRGLGLAIAQEAALKLKETSGIQAEAFSSAEVRHGPMELIDRDYPLLVFAPRGPEQAGLLQLARDMKARGARVLLAASVDVPEATLPLATTAHAALDPIAAILSFYVMAAGLAAARGRNPDAPRHLNKVTETH; this comes from the coding sequence ATGCTTAAAGAGGCGCTGGCGTCCGCTGAAACGGTCGCCGCGCAACTCACGGACACCTCGCGCGTCGAGGCATTGGCGGCGAAGCTCGCACAGCAGCCGCGCCATGTCGCGCTGACCGTCGCGCGCGGCAGCTCCGATCACGCGGCGAGCTACTTCGCGAGCCTGACGATGAGCCGCCTCGGCGTGCCGGTCGCCTCGCTGCCGATGTCGGTCGCCACGCTGCAACAGGCGCCGCTCCAGGTGCGCGATCAGCTCGCGCTGGCGTTCTCGCAATCGGGCAAGAGCCCGGACCTCGTCGGCACGATGGAAGCGCTGCGCAAAGCCGGTGCGTTGACCGTCGCCGCCGTGAACGTGTCGGGCTCACCCCTGGCCGACGCGTGCGAATTCGAGTTGCCGCTCGTCGCCGGCCCGGAACTCAGCGTCGCGGCCACCAAGAGCTATATCGCGATGCTGTCGATCTCCGCGCAACTCGTCGCGCATTGGCAAAAAGACGCTGAACTGCTTGCCGCGTTGAAAACGCTGCCTGAAGCGCTGTGTACCGCGGGCAAGCTCGACTGGTCGGTGGCCGTGGAGGAATTGCGCGGTATCGAGCGCATGATCGTGATCGGCCGCGGCCTGGGTCTCGCCATCGCGCAGGAAGCCGCGCTGAAGCTGAAGGAAACCTCCGGCATTCAGGCCGAAGCGTTTTCGAGCGCGGAAGTGCGTCACGGTCCGATGGAACTGATCGATCGCGACTATCCGCTGCTGGTCTTCGCACCGCGCGGACCTGAGCAGGCCGGCTTGTTGCAACTCGCGCGCGACATGAAGGCGCGCGGCGCCCGCGTTCTGCTCGCGGCGTCGGTCGACGTGCCGGAAGCTACGCTGCCGCTCGCCACCACCGCTCATGCGGCGCTCGATCCGATTGCCGCAATCCTGTCCTTTTACGTGATGGCCGCCGGCCTTGCCGCCGCGCGCGGGCGCAATCCCGATGCGCCGCGCCATCTCAACAAAGTCACCGAAACTCACTGA